A genomic stretch from Telopea speciosissima isolate NSW1024214 ecotype Mountain lineage chromosome 7, Tspe_v1, whole genome shotgun sequence includes:
- the LOC122668318 gene encoding UDP-glucose iridoid glucosyltransferase-like gives MEKQQGRRRSSGGVGGHLVLVPCPLQGHMNPMLHLATLLHSKGFSITIVHTQFKSPNPSKYPPDINFESISDGISEGEESNLVSLILKINRNCEDPFRDCLLRIQSDREKDPILGIIHDVGLYFASTIADEMKLPRFAFRTNSVTFFVGYLLTMQKGCCHPIKGEELEEPVTELPFLRMKDLPEVKSSDLHIQVIRMADTTRTATGVIWNSLKQLEENALHLIEHELNSVPVFLVGPLHKYSSIEETDRSCITWLDTQTPNSVIYISFGSLVNISRSELVEMAWGLANSKQHFLWVVRPGSVQSSKWVEELIPKEFEELTSERGQIVKWVPQQEVLAHPAIGGFWTHSGWNSTLESLTEGVPMLCSPHFGDQRINARLVSCVWKVGIEIANNERGLIEKSIRRIMVDKEGMEMKERAMDLKGKIQLSLNKAGSSNVSSEKLTNFIRNGYIE, from the exons ATGGAGAAGcagcaaggaagaagaagatctagtggtggtgttggtggtcaCTTGGTACTTGTCCCATGTCCCCTGCAAGGCCACATGAACCCTATGCTTCACTTAGCCACCCTTCTTCACTCCAAAGGCTTCTCTATCACAATTGTTCATACACAATTCAAATCACCAAATCCTTCCAAATACCCACCTGACATCAACTTTGAATCCATCTCTGATGGAATATCAGAAGGTGAGGAGTCCAATTTAGTATCTCTCATCTTAAAAATCAATCGAAATTGTGAAGATCCATTTCGTGATTGCTTGTTGCGAATCCAGTCCGACCGCGAAAAAGACCCCATTTTGGGTATCATCCATGATGTTGGCTTGTATTTTGCATCAACCATTGCAGATGAAATGAAGCTCCCTAGGTTTGCCTTCAGAACAAACAGTGTGACTTTCTTTGTTGGTTATTTGCTTACCATGCAAAAGGGTTGTTGTCATCCAATCAAAG GTGAGGAATTGGAAGAACCAGTAACTGAGCTACCATTCCTTAGAATGAAGGATCTTCCAGAGGTCAAATCATCTGACTTGCATATACAAGTTATTCGCATGGCTGATACTACAAGGACTGCAACTGGAGTAATTTGGAATTCCTTGAAGCAACTTGAAGAAAATGCATTACACTTGATAGAACATGAACTTAATTCTGTTCCTGTCTTCCTTGTTGGTCCTCTCCATAAATACTCATCCATAGAAGAAACAGATAGAAGTTGCATTACTTGGCTAGACACCCAAACACCTAACTCTGTTATCTACATAAGCTTTGGTAGTTTAGTTAACATCAGCAGAAGTGAATTGGTGGAGATGGCTTGGGGGTTAGCCAACAGTAAACAACACTTCTTATGGGTGGTAAGACCTGGTTCAGTCCAGAGCTCAAAATGGGTAGAAGAACTGATACCCAAAGAGTTTGAAGAGCTAACAAGTGAAAGGGGTCAGATTGTGAAATGGGTACCTCAACAGGAAGTGTTAGCCCATCCTGCAATTGGAGGTTTTTGGACACATTCTGGTTGGAATTCAACATTGGAGAGTTTAACTGAAGGGGTACCTATGCTTTGTTCACCTCACTTTGGTGACCAAAGGATAAATGCTAGACTTGTAAGCTGTGTGTGGAAAGTGGGAATAGAAATAGCTAATAATGAAAGAGGATTGATAGAGAAGAGCATAAGAAGAATTATGGTTGACAAAGAGGGGATGGAGATGAAGGAAAGAGCCATGGATCTTAAGGGAAAGATacaactttctctcaacaaagCTGGTTCTTCTAATGTCTCTTCAGAGAAGTTGACAAATTTTATCAGAAATGGATATatagaataa